The following proteins come from a genomic window of Microbacterium lemovicicum:
- a CDS encoding MaoC/PaaZ C-terminal domain-containing protein, giving the protein MAAAPVVGEVVAERDVHLTRESLVRYAGASGDFNPIHYRDDVAAEVGLPGVLAHGMLTMGLAVATLGPWLADTGRVAEYGVRFTRPVVVDPVDGADLHVVATVGAVDDETARIDLTVTAAGATVLGKAQARVRLV; this is encoded by the coding sequence ATGGCCGCCGCACCCGTCGTGGGCGAGGTCGTCGCCGAGCGCGACGTGCACCTCACCCGGGAGTCGCTCGTGCGCTACGCCGGCGCGTCCGGCGACTTCAACCCGATCCACTACCGCGACGACGTCGCCGCCGAGGTCGGCCTGCCCGGCGTGCTCGCCCACGGCATGCTGACGATGGGTCTGGCGGTCGCGACCCTCGGACCGTGGCTGGCGGACACCGGCCGCGTCGCGGAGTACGGCGTGCGCTTCACGCGACCCGTGGTGGTCGACCCGGTCGACGGCGCCGACCTGCACGTGGTCGCCACCGTCGGCGCCGTCGACGACGAGACGGCGCGCATCGATCTGACGGTGACCGCGGCCGGAGCGACGGTGCTGGGCAAGGCCCAGGCTCGCGTCCGCCTCGTCTGA